GCACCTTTACGTGCGATAACAACACCTTCAAAAATCTGGATACGTTCACGGTTACCTTCGACAACTTTCGCGTGTACACGAACAGTGTCACCAGGACGGAATGATGGGATATCAGTACGAAGTTGACCTTCAGTCAAGCTTTGGATTAATGGATTCATTTTATTCTCCTATCTTTGTCAATCTTGAGGAATCTTCCTCAGCGGATAAACTGTATTTTTGTGCGTCCATTACACACAAGATACAGTTTACCAAATTTCCACAAAAAAGTAAAGAAATTTACAACAGAATACCTAAAAAAATCGCAACTAAACCACCTAGGTAGGTCAAAGCTAAATAAGAATAAAATACCTTCTTATCACTTAGCAGTCTTTGGAGTTCGTCATTCAAGGTCGAGAAGGTTGTTAACCCTCCACAAAAGCCCGTCGCTAAAATAGTATAAACTTCCTTGGATTCCACATGATTGTAGAATAATCCAATCAAAAAACAACCCAAAAGATTGGCTATGAGTGTTCCGAGTGGCAATTTAGAAGCTTGATTATAGCGGGAAAAGAAATACCGTACAAGAGCTCCGAAGCCACAAGCAATTGCAAGATAGACCATTATCATTTTTTCCTCCCTAAATAGTAAGCCAAGAGCAGGCCTCCACCAATACTCAAAAGCAAATACAGGACCAAACTTAGATAGCGCCCTGTATCCAGCAATTTTATGGCATCTAACATGAGACTAGAAAAAGTAGTCAAACCGCCACAAAAGCCCGTACCAAGTGCTAAAATCAGACCCTTACTGCTCCCCTTATAAGCCAAATAACCCTTGACAAGATAGACTAAACAGAAAATTCCTAGATAGTTGACGACTAGTGTCCCCCATGGAAAATCTGGACTGGCTGGTAACCAAGTGGAAACTAGATAGCGGATAAGTCCTCC
This window of the Streptococcus sp. 116-D4 genome carries:
- the crcB gene encoding fluoride efflux transporter CrcB, with the protein product MIMVYLAIACGFGALVRYFFSRYNQASKLPLGTLIANLLGCFLIGLFYNHVESKEVYTILATGFCGGLTTFSTLNDELQRLLSDKKVFYSYLALTYLGGLVAIFLGILL
- the crcB gene encoding fluoride efflux transporter CrcB, which translates into the protein MKKEQFFPLGIFLAAMLGGLIRYLVSTWLPASPDFPWGTLVVNYLGIFCLVYLVKGYLAYKGSSKGLILALGTGFCGGLTTFSSLMLDAIKLLDTGRYLSLVLYLLLSIGGGLLLAYYLGRKK